The Streptomyces racemochromogenes DNA segment GCCGTGCACGAAGTCCTGGTGGGCCGCGTCGCGGAAGGTCACCCCGGCAGCCACCGAGGCGTCGAGCGCCGCGTCACTGGCGGGCTTGATGTCCACGGTCAGGACGTGGTCGGCCTGGATGAAGGAGAGCGCGAGCTGCGCGTCGTGCTCGTCGGCCTGGACGCCGTAGGGCAGCCGCATCGCGTAGAACCGCGCCTCGTGCCCCGCCTCGCGGGCCCGCTCGACGGCGAGCTGGCAGAGCCGGCCCGAGGTGGTCGAGTCGACACCGCCGCTGATGCCCAGGACGAGGGACCGCAGACCCGTGGAGGTCAGCCGCTCGGTGAGGAAGGCCACCCGGCGCTCGATCTCCCGCTCGGCCTCGAAGGTCTCGGCGACCTGGAGTTCCCGGGCGATCTCCTGCTGCAGGGCGATGCCGCTCACGTCTGCTCCTTGTTCCGGTTCACGATGTGCCGTCCACCCTAACGGGAAGGCCCGCGAGGAACCGTCGGGCGGCCCGCACCCCTGCCTCGTCCCGCGCCCAGACTCCCCACTTCACCAAACGCTCCTGGTCGAAGAGCTCCGCGAACGTCCGCCACAGGTGCACCCGGAAGCCGTCGGACTCCCACCACCACTCCGTATGGCCCTCCCCGATCAGGGGCAGCCGGGACGCCGCCTCCCACACCCCGACCGGAGACTGCCCGGGCTTCGGCTCGACCACGGGGATCCAGCTCTCGCACTCCCAGTACAGGGCGTCCGCCTCGATGAGGGCGTCCACGTCCGGGAACACCGCCACGTCCCGGCCGAACCGGTACACCACCGCGCCGTCACCTCGGAGCGTCACGGAGTACGGGTGCGCCACCCCGTGACCGATGAACTGCCCCAGCGGACCGTGTTCCGCGCTCGCCTTGTAGAAGGGCCACGGCTCGAACCGGATCTCCTCCTCGAACGACCACGCCGAAGTCCGGTAGACCAGCCCGCCGTAACGGGCCTGCGCACGGCGGAGACCGGCAAGGACCACGTCCTTGTCCACCCCAGGAAAGCGGGCGAGCCGCTCGGCGACCTCCGCGTCGCCCGGGTTCTCGATGGTCGGGAACGGAACGGTGCGGGCCCGCGCGGACAGGAATCGCCGTGCCCTGTCGGTCAGTCCGCCAGGGGAATCGAGTACATGCAGCACGTCCTCATGATGGGGGACGGCCGACGGACGCTGAGATGTGAGGAGCGCGTAGCGATCTGTCGCGCCAGTCGGATGCCTAGGTCGATCTGTTCGTCCTTTGGTGCGGGTATCAGCCCGGGACGGTCGTCGGACGCTGAGACGAGAGGAGCGCGTAGCGATCTGTTGCGCCTGCCGGACTCCCAGGTCGCCTGGATCAACCTCTCGTGCGGGTGGTCGCGCCCCTGGTCCGGAATCACGGACATAGGGAGCCGTATGTCGGGCGGGCCGGCGCCCGGCCCCTCGCCTCAGCGCTGAGGGAGGCCTCCCTCCAGGATCGTCCGTCCCGTTTCTTTGGGGGTTTCCCGGCAGTCTTTCGGCTTTCCGGTTCGGGGCGGTCGGTCAAGGGTCGCCGAAGGCGATCACGAAGTGACGCGACGAAGGAGCGCCCTTGAGGGACCGGCCCGAACCGGAAGGACGATGGGACTGACGGGAAGCCCCCAACCCGCTCTGAGACCGCCCCGGGGGACCCCCTCAGCCGGCTTCCCTCGGCTCCCTCTGCGACCGGACCGCCCCCATGCTGGCCGTGATCACCAGGGCGATCGCGAGCGCGTCCAGCGGTGACATCGCCTGGCTCAGGACCAGGAAGCCCGCGGTCGCCGCGATGGCCGGTTCCAGGCTCATCAGGATCGCGAAGGTCGGGGCCGGGAGGCGGCGCAGGGCGAGGAGCTCCAGCGTGTAGGGGAGCACCGACGACAGCACCGCGACGCCGAGGCCCAGTGCCAGCGTGCTCGGGGTGAGGAGGTCGGAGCCGGCCTCCGCCACGCCCAGCGGGAGCGAGATGACCGCGGCCACTGCCATCGCCAGGGCCAAGCCGTCCGCCTGCGGGAAACGGCGGCCGGTACGGGCGCTGAAGACGATGTACGCCGCCCACATCGCGCCCGCGCCCACCGCGAAGCCGGCGCCGAGCGGGTCGAGGCCGCCGAGGCCTCCTCCGCCGTGGCCGGCCAGCAGGGCGACGCCGGCCAGGGCCAGGGCGGCCCACAGCAGGTTCACCAGGCGGCGCGAGACGATCACGGACAGGGCGAGCGGGCCGAGCACCTCCAGGGTGACGGCGGGGCCGAGCGGGATGCGGTCGATGGCCTGGTAGAAGAGGCCGTTCATGCCGGCCATGGCGACGCCGAAGGCGATCACCGTCCCCCAGTCGGAACGCCCGTAGCCGCGCACCTTGGGCCGGCACAGGACGAGCAGCACCAGCGCGGCGGCCGCGAGCCGCAGCGTTACGACGCCCGCCGCGCCCACCCTGGGCATGACCATCACCGCGAGGGCGGCCCCGAACTGCACCGACACCCCGGCCGAGACCACCAGCGCGACCGGCCCGAGCCGGGAGGCCCGGGCGGGACCGGAAACCGGACCGGAAACCGGACCGGAAACCGAAGCGGAAACCGGACCGGAGGGCGGAGCGGAAGCCGTGGCGGCGGTCTTCGGGGACGAAGAGGATGGTGCGGGCATGAATCCAGCCTAAGGGGTGCGTAAGACCCATCAGCGAGTGTCCTGCCTTACAGCCCCTCCCCCGGCACCCCCGGCAGCAGCCCCTCCGCCAGGAGCTCCGCCAGGTGCCGCGCCCGCCGCCCGCCCAGCTGCGCGATCTGGGTGCGGCACGAGAACCCGTCCGCCAGCACCGCGGCGTCGGGCGCGGCCGTGCGCAGCGACGGCAGCAGCTGTTCCTCGGCGCACGCCACCGAGACGGCGTGGTGGCCCGGCTCGAAGCCGAAGTTGCCCGCGAGGCCGCAGCAGCCGCCGCTGAGCTCCCCCGTCAGCCCGGCGCGTGCGCGCAGCCGCCGGTCGGCGGCGTCGCCGAGGACGGCGTGCTGGTGGCAGTGGGTCTGCCCGGCGACGGGCCGGTCC contains these protein-coding regions:
- the nadE gene encoding ammonia-dependent NAD(+) synthetase is translated as MSGIALQQEIARELQVAETFEAEREIERRVAFLTERLTSTGLRSLVLGISGGVDSTTSGRLCQLAVERAREAGHEARFYAMRLPYGVQADEHDAQLALSFIQADHVLTVDIKPASDAALDASVAAGVTFRDAAHQDFVHGNIKARQRMIAQYAVAGAHAGLVVGTDHAAEAISGFFTKFGDGAADLVPLTGLTKRRVRAIADALGAPAELVWKTPTADLETLDPGKADEDALGVTYDDIDDFLEGKPVDARAYETIVNRYRLTEHKRQLPIAP
- a CDS encoding EamA family transporter, which translates into the protein MPAPSSSSPKTAATASAPPSGPVSASVSGPVSGPVSGPARASRLGPVALVVSAGVSVQFGAALAVMVMPRVGAAGVVTLRLAAAALVLLVLCRPKVRGYGRSDWGTVIAFGVAMAGMNGLFYQAIDRIPLGPAVTLEVLGPLALSVIVSRRLVNLLWAALALAGVALLAGHGGGGLGGLDPLGAGFAVGAGAMWAAYIVFSARTGRRFPQADGLALAMAVAAVISLPLGVAEAGSDLLTPSTLALGLGVAVLSSVLPYTLELLALRRLPAPTFAILMSLEPAIAATAGFLVLSQAMSPLDALAIALVITASMGAVRSQREPREAG